CAGCTCGTGCAGCAGCAGCGACAGCGAGCTCTTCGGGATGTCGAGATGATGCAGGATGGCGGTGAAATTCGGCGGTTTGGCGCTTTTGGCAATATAGCCGATGATGTCCAGGGTACGGGATGCCGATTTCACCAGCGGCGTTTGGCTGCCTGCCACGGTAAAGCCTCCTTTGCGGCCATACAGTCCGGCGTCGGAAAACCTCCTCCGCCGTTATGCCCTTTATTCTCCTCTATTCAATAAAAAAGTCTCCATCCCTGCCGCCTGGCCGAAAACCGCCGCTCCGCCTATCCTGACCCTTCGTACTCCGCCGGAAAACGGACCGCAAACAAAAAAGGCCGGATATCCCGACCTTCCAGACTGCATGGCATAATTATATTTTGGGTTTCGCAAACCGCGCTTTATAAGCCGCCGTGTTGGCCTGCTGCTGTTTTAGCTTCGAAAGCTTCGCCCCGTCGACCGGTTGTAGTCTGCCGCCGAAATCCGTCAATAGCAGCGCTTCGATTTCTTCAGGAGCAAGGGTATAAACTTTCATCAAATCTCTGCCTATCATGACTCTAGCTCCTTCCCGGCCAGCGTTCATTTCCCCCTCAGCAGAACCGTCCGCAGCACCTGCTCCATCGGTATTGCCGGGAATATGTCCGCAGAAATTAATAAACACCCCGGTATGTCCTCTTGGGATTTTTCGCCGGGTTGTCCCGGTTAAACTTCTCGATCAGTTCATCAAGTTTCTTGGTTTTTTCATCCGGGGCGACATCTCCGTCGCGATTCTCGGGCTGTTCCTCCGGTGTCCGGAGGTGCTTCGCATCGTCCATTTAACCCCTCCCGCGCATAGTAATTGGCGGCGATCAGACAGCTATATTAGTATTCCCCGTTTTTTCCCGCCGCTTCCCTGTTTTGTATTGCCGATATTTCCATAACCATCCCGGCGCCGGTTGCCGCCGGGCAAGCCATTCCTACTTGATGCCGGTCTTCGTCCGCCGATAGACAAGTTTACCCTGGGCGATCTCTTCCAGGGCGATTGTCACCGGCCTATTCGAGCTGCTTGAGACCAGCGCGGCCTCTCCGCCGATAATCTCGCGGGCCCGTTTTGCGGCGAACACCGCCAGGGTATACTTGCTGTCAGCTTTTTTCAGCAATTGATCCAATGGAGGATTTATCACCGCGCAGCTCCTTCTCCGACCTCTTCAGGCTTATTATTGCCGCCCTTCCTGCCGCCTAACTGGGGCGGCCGCCGGCACGGGCATTCCTACCTAACCTGCTTCAGCCAGTTCGCCTGTCGCTCGTTCTGCTTAGCCAGCTTAGCGTGGTTTACCGCCGTAAGCTTCTTCCCGTACTTGGCAGCCAGCATTTTCTCCACATCCTCACGGGCCCACAGATACACCTTTATCTCGTTTCCAGACTCGCTCACAGGCGCTACCTCCGTACCGCGAGCCGGCGCAGCCCTCGTCCTCGCGGAAATTACCTAATTTTTTTTAGCATTTTCCTATCTATATTTTACACTATTAAATGAAATTTCGCAATGTTGTCCCTTCAGTTAAATTACACCGGGAAATAGCCTAATATTATTAAAGAGGCACCTAGATTGCACTTGACTCCCTGCCCTGTTTAACGGTATAGTGTAAGAGCCCATACAATAGGCCACGAAGAGTTTTCATTTGACCTTCTCAATGCGGGAAGCCCGATGAGTATTCTCCATCCACTATTTGGGTAAAACAATTGAGGAGGCTATTCCAATATGAGTCAAGACAAAAACCTGACCTGCCGCGACTGCGGCGCCGACTTCGTCTTCACTGCCGCCGAGCAGGATTTCTTCGCCGAAAAAGGCTTCACCAACGAGCCGGGCCGCTGCCCCGAGTGCCGGGCAGCCCGCAAGCAGCAGAACAACGGCGGCCGCGGCGGCAGCTACCAGACGCGGGAAATGTTCGACGCGACCTGCGCCACCTGCGGAGTAGCAACCCAGGTTCCCTTCCGTCCGAGCCAGGACCGTCCCGTTTACTGCCGCGACTGCTTCAGCCAAAACAAACGCTACTAGAAAACAGGAAACCCAAACTCCCTTGCCTGCAGGCAAGGGAGTTGTTTTTTTTCGCAGGCAAGCGCTATACGCCTGCTCTCGCCTCCCGGAAACGGCGCCCCAACCACCCGTCCCTTAACCGCACCCAGGCATGTTTCCGGCAGCAGCGCCGACAATAGCGCGTATTTCGTCATCGGTAAGAGACCGCTTGACTTTAAGTACCCCTCTTTTTATTCCGGCCGCAGCCGAGGCCAGCAGCTCCTCGTTCATCGGCAGCCCCAGCTCCCGGCTTTTATGCAGCAGTGCCGCCCTGCCGGAATGTTTGCCGATGACTATCCGTCGTTCCAGACCTACATCGGCCGGATCGTAAGGCTCATACAGCGAAGGATTTTTTAACACCCCGTCGGCGTGGATGCCGGATTCGTGGTGGAATATCGCCTGGCCCACAACCGGCTTCCAGGCGGGAATTATCCGCCCCGAGGCATCCGCCACATATTGGCACAGCGTCTGCACCCCCGCCAGATTATAGCCCGCGTCGGCGCCGCTGTGGCGCAGGAACATCAGCACCTCCTCCAGAGCAGCGTTGCCGGCCCGTTCCCCAAGACCGTTGACCGTCACCCCCAGAAAGCGGGCGCCGGCCCGGTAGGCGGCGAGCGTATTGGCGGTAGCCATCCCGAAATCGTTATGGGCATGGACTTCGATCTCCACCCCCGTCTCCCGTCGCAGACGCTCGATCCGGGCCGCCATCGTCAAAGGGTCGAGGATGCCCACCGTGTCGCAATACCTCACCCGCCGGGCGCCGGCCGCGGTAACCGCGCGGATGTACTCCAGCAGGAACTCCCCGTCGGCCCGCGAGGCGTCCTCCATGCCGACGGAGATATACAAGCCGTGCTTGCGGGCGTACGCCACCGCCGTGATAGTATTCACCAGCACCACCGCCTGCGACACCCTTAGCTTATCGCGGATATGGAGGTCGGAAACCGGGCTTGATATTTCGACAGCGTCCACCCCGCAGGCGACGGCTGCCGCAATATCGTCGACCGTAGCCCGGCACCAGGCCATGATGCTCGCTTTCAGCCCGGCCGCAGCGATCATGCCGACCGCCTCGGCCTCCTCGCCGCCCATGGCCGGTGTGCCGGCCTCGATCTGGTCTACGCCGACGGCATCGAGCAGCCGGGCAATGGCCAGCTTTTCGGCTCTGCCGAATACGACCCCCGCCGCCTGCTCGCCGTCCCGCAGCGTTGTGTCAACAACATATACCGCCTTGCCCGGCGAAGACCTCTCCATTGCCCCTCACCCCGGCCCCATCGTTCCGAATAACAATTCTCGTCTCTCGCTCGCCGACTTTTTCGCTCGTCCAGGTAAACACCCCGGCGCCAAGATCCATCTCCAGCCAAGGCGGCAGGTGCTCGCAAACGACCTCCAGGAGGGTGAAGCGCCCCCGGCGGAGGAACGGCTGCAAAACATGCTTGGTCGTGATGCCGGCGTTCCTGGCCTGGATCTCCTTCAGGGAGACAAAGTAATGTCCGGGGGCTTTCTCGGTCGGCCCCAGCGGCTCGGCTGCGGCAGCCGGCTGCGCGGCTTTCGCCGTCCTGTCCCGCTCCTCCCCGGCCCATACCTCTTCGAGATAGGCCAGCGGCTCGCCCGCTTGCTCCCAGATGTTGAAGCCGGCCTTCTCCAGCTCGTAATACGGTACGCCGGCAATCGAGCGGGCCACAAATATGCGGCACTCGCCGAGGAAAGCCACCAGCCCGCCAAGCTGCTGCCGGAGGCCCTTCAGCCCCCCCTCGGCGGTCATTGCGAAATCCGTTTCCCGTTCCGCCGTCCAGATCTTTTGCCGACGCCGGTAGACGCGCACCTTCCCCGGCTCGCCGAAAATTCCCGTCAGGCCGTCCTCGTCAATAAATACCGCTACCTCCCGCGCCATAATCGTCCCTTCTTTCCGTATTTAGATAGCCAGCCGCTCGACAACCCGGCCGCCTTCGATATGCTCGTCGAGAATTTCCGCCGCATCGGCGGGGGTGACCGAGCCATACCACACGTTGCCGGGATGAACTACCACGATCGGCCCTTTCTCGCAGACGCCGAAGCAGCCGGTATTGGTGACGAAAACCTGGCCGCCCAGTTCCCGCTCCTCGATCTCTTCCAGGAAGCTGGCCATGATATCCACGCCGCCCTTTGCATGGCAGAAGCCCTTCTGGACGCCGCCGATGCGCGAACTGGTGCAGACGAAAATATGATAATCGGGTTTTTTCATTATTTATCCCCCCTTAGCTGCACTTTTCCGGCCGCAGCGCGGCCACCGCCTGCTACAGGCAGTGCTCGACGGTGAAGCAGGCTTCGATGCTCATAAGGCCGGGGCGCGGACAGCGGGGCGACTGCCGGTTGGCAGACCCGGCCGAACTAGGCCGAGCGGTCCTCGGCGAGCAAGCCGACGGCATCGGCCCGGCACTGACGGCAGTGGCGCATCTGGCGGATATCGAGCTGGCAGAGATCCCGCATCGCCGTCACTTCCTTCATGCTCGTCTGGGGCAGATACTCGAAGGCGCTGCCCGGAGCGGAGATCATCGGCATAATGTTGGTTACGAAAACGCCGAGGTCTTTGACCGTCTTGACGACCGCCGGGATATGCCGGTCGTTGACGCCACCGATCATGACGATATTCACTTTTACCAGCACCCCGCCCGCCACCAGGGCGGCGATGCCGGCGAGCTGCTTGGCCATCAGCAGTTCGGCGCCCGCCCGGCCGCTGTAGGTTTCCCCCTTGTAGGTTACCTGGCGGTAAATGGCGGCGCCGATATCCGGATCCACACAGTTGACCGTCACCGTCACGTGGCGGGCGCCAAGAGCGATGATTTCTTGGGCGTACTCGGGCAGCATCAGCCCGTTGGTCGACAGGCAAAAAATTATCTCAGGGTCTTTTGCCCGGACGAGCTCCAGCGTTTCGCGCGTCCGGGGCCAATTGGCCAAGGCGTCGCCCGGCCCGGCGATGCCCACGACACTCAGGTTGGCGATTTTCTCCTTCACCAGCGAGAATTTCGCGGCCGCCGCCGCCGGCGACAGCACCTCGCTCGTCACCCCCGGCCGGCTTTCGTTGACACAGTCGTACTTGCGGCTGCAGTAGTTGCAGCTGATATTGCAGGCCGGCGCCACCGGCAGGTGGAGGCGGGCGAACTTGTGCTGGGCGTCGGCTGAATAGCATGGATGGCGCTCGGCGTCCATTTTTCTCACCTCGCTTGGGCCGGGGCCATATGCAGCCTGCGGCCTTTGTAAAATTCTTCGTACAGTTTGCTCCGGTAGGAATGATGCTTCGCGTCCAGCAGCGTGTTGGTGATGCGGTCGAGGAGGTTCGCCGTCCCGGTGTAGCCGACCGAAAGAATGCGCTGACCGCCCATGCGGTCAAGAATGGGGAAACCCAGCCTGACGAGCGGGATGCCCTCCTTCTCGGTCAGATAGCGGCCGTCCGATGGTCCAATAGCGACGTTGACCCCGGCCGCGGCGCTGCGGAAACGTATTTCGGCGAAGTCGGTCTCGCTGAGAAAATAGCTCGGCTCAGGCGACTCGGCCAGCGCGGCCTTGAAAAGAGAAACCGCTGCGTCACCGGCCCCGCCGGCCGCCACCACC
The DNA window shown above is from Sporomusaceae bacterium and carries:
- the rpoZ gene encoding DNA-directed RNA polymerase subunit omega, which translates into the protein MINPPLDQLLKKADSKYTLAVFAAKRAREIIGGEAALVSSSSNRPVTIALEEIAQGKLVYRRTKTGIK
- the nifV gene encoding homocitrate synthase, with product MERSSPGKAVYVVDTTLRDGEQAAGVVFGRAEKLAIARLLDAVGVDQIEAGTPAMGGEEAEAVGMIAAAGLKASIMAWCRATVDDIAAAVACGVDAVEISSPVSDLHIRDKLRVSQAVVLVNTITAVAYARKHGLYISVGMEDASRADGEFLLEYIRAVTAAGARRVRYCDTVGILDPLTMAARIERLRRETGVEIEVHAHNDFGMATANTLAAYRAGARFLGVTVNGLGERAGNAALEEVLMFLRHSGADAGYNLAGVQTLCQYVADASGRIIPAWKPVVGQAIFHHESGIHADGVLKNPSLYEPYDPADVGLERRIVIGKHSGRAALLHKSRELGLPMNEELLASAAAGIKRGVLKVKRSLTDDEIRAIVGAAAGNMPGCG
- a CDS encoding 2Fe-2S ferredoxin, with product MKKPDYHIFVCTSSRIGGVQKGFCHAKGGVDIMASFLEEIEERELGGQVFVTNTGCFGVCEKGPIVVVHPGNVWYGSVTPADAAEILDEHIEGGRVVERLAI
- the nifB gene encoding nitrogenase cofactor biosynthesis protein NifB, which encodes MDAERHPCYSADAQHKFARLHLPVAPACNISCNYCSRKYDCVNESRPGVTSEVLSPAAAAAKFSLVKEKIANLSVVGIAGPGDALANWPRTRETLELVRAKDPEIIFCLSTNGLMLPEYAQEIIALGARHVTVTVNCVDPDIGAAIYRQVTYKGETYSGRAGAELLMAKQLAGIAALVAGGVLVKVNIVMIGGVNDRHIPAVVKTVKDLGVFVTNIMPMISAPGSAFEYLPQTSMKEVTAMRDLCQLDIRQMRHCRQCRADAVGLLAEDRSA
- a CDS encoding zinc-ribbon domain containing protein encodes the protein MSQDKNLTCRDCGADFVFTAAEQDFFAEKGFTNEPGRCPECRAARKQQNNGGRGGSYQTREMFDATCATCGVATQVPFRPSQDRPVYCRDCFSQNKRY
- a CDS encoding Fe-only nitrogenase accessory AnfO family protein is translated as MAREVAVFIDEDGLTGIFGEPGKVRVYRRRQKIWTAERETDFAMTAEGGLKGLRQQLGGLVAFLGECRIFVARSIAGVPYYELEKAGFNIWEQAGEPLAYLEEVWAGEERDRTAKAAQPAAAAEPLGPTEKAPGHYFVSLKEIQARNAGITTKHVLQPFLRRGRFTLLEVVCEHLPPWLEMDLGAGVFTWTSEKVGERETRIVIRNDGAGVRGNGEVFAGQGGICC